The segment ATGGCTATTTCTAATTTCTCCCCTACTTTATATAATTTACAACAAATTCAAGTAGAGATTTATGATAAAGACGGGACTAAATTATTAGCAAGCCAAGATGTACCACTTACGCAAGGCGTTAGCTTGCAACCAAATGCTCAAACATTAATACCTGAGCTAAATTTTAGCGTATCTAACGCCAATGTGGTACAATATCTATTTTCGGGAGATAAGATAAAAGCAGCCGAAACCATGCTAAAATTAGCGGTAGGAGAAAAGGCAGGTTTGACGCTAAGGGTAAAAGGATTTATCAGAGCCGAAGGCCTTAAAATACCACTAAACGAGGAGGTTAGTATATGACAAATGTAACTAACAATCCTTCAAAAGTGAGTAAACCTTCAGGTTTGGCCATCAAATTAAGCGATAGAGCAGACGCAGGGCAAACAGTAGGATTTTTGTTTGAGGACATTGAAAAAAACGCCGAACAATTGCGGCCATTATTGGCCAATGTAGCGGTTTACGATGCAAACGGAATTTTGCTTTTAGATAAAACTTTGCGCAAAATTTGGAACTTTTGTAGGCGAGAAATCAAATATAAATTTGACCCAAAAAACCAAGAGGTTATTTATTCGCCGCGCCGAATTTGGGAACAGAAATTTGGTGATTGTGATGACCAAACGAAGTTTTTACTTTGCTTTTTATTTATGCTCAAAATTCCGTTTAAAATTCGGATTGTAGGCTACAATAAAAAC is part of the Flexibacter flexilis DSM 6793 genome and harbors:
- a CDS encoding transglutaminase domain-containing protein, whose amino-acid sequence is MTNVTNNPSKVSKPSGLAIKLSDRADAGQTVGFLFEDIEKNAEQLRPLLANVAVYDANGILLLDKTLRKIWNFCRREIKYKFDPKNQEVIYSPRRIWEQKFGDCDDQTKFLLCFLFMLKIPFKIRIVGYNKNRGFAHVFPVSWLENGKEIILDYVPECQYFGHTPPYLFYKDFHK